Proteins from one Peromyscus eremicus unplaced genomic scaffold, PerEre_H2_v1 PerEre#2#chr22_unloc_1, whole genome shotgun sequence genomic window:
- the Uhrf1 gene encoding E3 ubiquitin-protein ligase UHRF1 isoform X2 gives MWIQVRTMDGKETHTVDSLSRLTKVQELRKKISELFHVEPQLQRLFYRGKQMEDGHTLFDYDVRLNDTIQLLVRQSLALPPSTKERDSELSDSDSGYGVGQSESDKSSTHGEGAAEGDDKTVWEDTELGLYKVNEYVDVRDNTLGAWFEAQVVQVQKKAPSQEEPCSSSASTTPDEDIMYHIKYDDYPESGVEVIKAKDIRARARTVIPWEDLEVGQVVMVNYNVDYPRKRGFWYDVEICRKRQTRTARELYGNIMLVNDSQLNDCRIMFVDEVFKIEPPNERSPLIGGPLQWKSGPSCQYCKDDENKPCRKCACHVCGGREAPEKQVLCDECDMAFHLYCLQPQLTCVPPEPEWYCPSCRTDSSEVVQAGEKLKQSKKKAKMASATSSSRRDWGKGMACVGRTKECTIVPANHFGPIPGVPVGTMWRFRVQVSESGVHRPHVAGIHGRSSQGAYSLVLAGGYEDDVDNGNFFTYTGSGGRDLSGNKRTAGQSSDQKLTNTNRALALNCDAEISESGSEAKDWRKGKPVRVVRNMKGGKYSKYAPAEGNRYDGIYKVVKYWPEKGKSGFLVWRYLLRRDDTEPEPWTKEGKDRIRQLGLTMQYPEGYLEALANKEKSKKRPPKALEQKPTSSKTGSCKRKTTGPATNTRVSKKSKLEPYTLPVQQATLIKEDKSNAKLWDDVLSSLQDGPYQVFLSKVKEAFQCICCQELVFRPVTTVCQHNVCKDCLDRSFRAEVFSCPACRCDLDRSSPTRVNQPLQTILNQLFPGYGSGR, from the exons ATGTGGATCCAGGTCCGAACCATGGATGGGAAGGAGACCCACACTGTGGACTCTCTGTCCAGGTTGACCAAAGTGCAGGAGCTGAGGAAAAAGATTTCGGAGCTGTTTCACGTGGAACCCCAGCTGCAGAGACTCTTTTACAGGGGCAAACAG ATGGAGGATGGCCACACACTCTTCGATTATGATGTGCGTCTCAATGACACGATCCAGCTGCTGGTGCGCCAGAGTCTGGCACTCCCTCCCAGTACTAAGGAACGGGATTCGGAGCTCTCTGACTCTGACTCTGGCTATGGTGTGGGTCAGAGCGAGTCAGACAAGTCGTCCACGCATGGTGAAGGGGCTGCTGAAGGGGACGACAAGACTGTGTGGGAGGACACGGAACTGGGCCTGTATAAG GTTAATGAGTACGTGGACGTGCGTGACAACACCTTGGGTGCGTGGTTTGAGGCCCAGGTGGTCCAGGTACAGAAGAAAGCCCCATCCCAGGAGGAGCCTTGCAGCTCCAGTGCCAGCACGACCCCAGATGAGGACATTATGTATCACATCAAATATGATGA CTACCCAGAGAGCGGAGTGGAAGTCATCAAAGCCAAGGATATCCGTGCTCGTGCCCGAACTGTGATCCCGTGGGAGGACCTGGAGGTCGGCCAGGTGGTAATGGTCAACTACAATGTGGACTACCCCAGGAAACGTGGCTTCTGGTATGACGTTGAGATATGTAGGAAGCGTCAAACCAGGACCGCGCGTGAGCTGTATGGCAACATCATGCTCGT AAACGATTCTCAGCTCAATGACTGCCGGATCATGTTTGTGGATGAAGTCTTCAAGATTGAGCCCCCTAATGAAAGGAGCCCCTTGATCGGGGGCCCCTTGCAGT GGAAGAGCGGCCCATCCTGTCAGTACTGCAAGGATGATGAGAACAAACCGTGTCGCAAGTGTGCCTGCCACGTGTGCGGCGGGCGGGAGGCTCCTGAGAAGCAGGTTCTGTGTGACGAGTGTGACATGGCCTTCCACCTGTATTGTCTGCAGCCACAGCTCACCTGCGTCCCCCCTGAGCCTGAATG GTACTGCCCCAGCTGCCGGACTGACTCCAGCGAGGTGGTGCAAGCCGGTGAGAAGCTGAAGCAGAGCAAGAAGAAGGCGAAGATGGCATCGGCCACCTCGTCCTCCCGGCGAGACTGGGGCAAg GGCATGGCGTGTGTGGGCCGCACCAAAGAATGTACCATTGTGCCCGCTAACCACTTTGGGCCCATCCCCGGCGTCCCTGTGGGCACTATGTGGCGCTTCAGAGTCCAG GTCAGTGAGTCCGGTGTGCACCGGCCGCATGTGGCAGGCATCCATGGCCGGAGCAGTCAAGGTGCCTACTCTTTGGTGCTGGCTGGCGGCTACGAGGATGATGTG GACAATGGCAATTTCTTCACGTACACTGGGAGTGGCGGCCGAGACCTCTCCGGCAACAAGCGCACTGCAGGACAGTCCTCTGACCAGAAGCTTACCAACACCAACAG GGCTCTGGCGCTAAACTGTGATGCTGAAATCAGTGAGAGCGGATCGGAGGCCAAGGACTGGCGCAAGGGGAAGCCAGTGCGTGTGGTCCGCAACATGAAGGGTGGGAAATACAGCAAGTACGCACCTGCAGAGGGCAACCGATACGACGGCATCTACAAG GTGGTGAAGTACTGGCCAGAGAAGGGTAAATCTGGCTTCCTTGTGTGGCGCTACCTCCTGCGACGGGATGACACGGAGCCTGAACCCTGGACCAAGGAGGGCAAGGACCGCATTCGGCAGCTGGGGCTCACTATGCAG TACCCCGAAGGCTACTTGGAGGCCTTGGCTAACAAGGAGAAGAGTAAGAAGCGCCCACCCAAGGCCTTGGAACAAAAGCCCACATCCTCCAAGACAGGCTCCTGCAAGCGGAAGACCACAG gcccgGCCACTAACACGCGTGTATCCAAGAAGAGCAAACTGGAGCCTTACACACTCCCGGTGCAGCAGGCCACCCTCATCAAGGAGGACAAGAGCAACGCCAAGCTGTGGGACGACGTGCTGAGTTCCCTTCAGGATGGGCCG TATCAGGTCTTCCTGAGCAAGGTGAAGGAGGCTTTCCAGTGTATCTGCTGCCAGGAGCTGGTGTTCCGGCCCGTCACCACTGTGTGTCAGCACAATGTCTGCAAG GACTGCCTGGACAGGTCCTTCCGGGCCGAGGTGTTCAGCTGCCCAGCCTGTCGCTGTGACCTGGACCGCAGTTCCCCAACCCGGGTGAATCAGCCTTTGCAGACCATTCTCAACCAGCTCTTCCCTGGCTATGGCAGCGGCCGGTGA
- the Uhrf1 gene encoding E3 ubiquitin-protein ligase UHRF1 isoform X1, with amino-acid sequence MWIQVRTMDGKETHTVDSLSRLTKVQELRKKISELFHVEPQLQRLFYRGKQMEDGHTLFDYDVRLNDTIQLLVRQSLALPPSTKERDSELSDSDSGYGVGQSESDKSSTHGEGAAEGDDKTVWEDTELGLYKVNEYVDVRDNTLGAWFEAQVVQVQKKAPSQEEPCSSSASTTPDEDIMYHIKYDDYPESGVEVIKAKDIRARARTVIPWEDLEVGQVVMVNYNVDYPRKRGFWYDVEICRKRQTRTARELYGNIMLVNDSQLNDCRIMFVDEVFKIEPPNERSPLIGGPLQSPPALRKTGKSGPSCQYCKDDENKPCRKCACHVCGGREAPEKQVLCDECDMAFHLYCLQPQLTCVPPEPEWYCPSCRTDSSEVVQAGEKLKQSKKKAKMASATSSSRRDWGKGMACVGRTKECTIVPANHFGPIPGVPVGTMWRFRVQVSESGVHRPHVAGIHGRSSQGAYSLVLAGGYEDDVDNGNFFTYTGSGGRDLSGNKRTAGQSSDQKLTNTNRALALNCDAEISESGSEAKDWRKGKPVRVVRNMKGGKYSKYAPAEGNRYDGIYKVVKYWPEKGKSGFLVWRYLLRRDDTEPEPWTKEGKDRIRQLGLTMQYPEGYLEALANKEKSKKRPPKALEQKPTSSKTGSCKRKTTGPATNTRVSKKSKLEPYTLPVQQATLIKEDKSNAKLWDDVLSSLQDGPYQVFLSKVKEAFQCICCQELVFRPVTTVCQHNVCKDCLDRSFRAEVFSCPACRCDLDRSSPTRVNQPLQTILNQLFPGYGSGR; translated from the exons ATGTGGATCCAGGTCCGAACCATGGATGGGAAGGAGACCCACACTGTGGACTCTCTGTCCAGGTTGACCAAAGTGCAGGAGCTGAGGAAAAAGATTTCGGAGCTGTTTCACGTGGAACCCCAGCTGCAGAGACTCTTTTACAGGGGCAAACAG ATGGAGGATGGCCACACACTCTTCGATTATGATGTGCGTCTCAATGACACGATCCAGCTGCTGGTGCGCCAGAGTCTGGCACTCCCTCCCAGTACTAAGGAACGGGATTCGGAGCTCTCTGACTCTGACTCTGGCTATGGTGTGGGTCAGAGCGAGTCAGACAAGTCGTCCACGCATGGTGAAGGGGCTGCTGAAGGGGACGACAAGACTGTGTGGGAGGACACGGAACTGGGCCTGTATAAG GTTAATGAGTACGTGGACGTGCGTGACAACACCTTGGGTGCGTGGTTTGAGGCCCAGGTGGTCCAGGTACAGAAGAAAGCCCCATCCCAGGAGGAGCCTTGCAGCTCCAGTGCCAGCACGACCCCAGATGAGGACATTATGTATCACATCAAATATGATGA CTACCCAGAGAGCGGAGTGGAAGTCATCAAAGCCAAGGATATCCGTGCTCGTGCCCGAACTGTGATCCCGTGGGAGGACCTGGAGGTCGGCCAGGTGGTAATGGTCAACTACAATGTGGACTACCCCAGGAAACGTGGCTTCTGGTATGACGTTGAGATATGTAGGAAGCGTCAAACCAGGACCGCGCGTGAGCTGTATGGCAACATCATGCTCGT AAACGATTCTCAGCTCAATGACTGCCGGATCATGTTTGTGGATGAAGTCTTCAAGATTGAGCCCCCTAATGAAAGGAGCCCCTTGATCGGGGGCCCCTTGCAGT CCCCTCCTGCCCTCCGGAAAACAGGGAAGAGCGGCCCATCCTGTCAGTACTGCAAGGATGATGAGAACAAACCGTGTCGCAAGTGTGCCTGCCACGTGTGCGGCGGGCGGGAGGCTCCTGAGAAGCAGGTTCTGTGTGACGAGTGTGACATGGCCTTCCACCTGTATTGTCTGCAGCCACAGCTCACCTGCGTCCCCCCTGAGCCTGAATG GTACTGCCCCAGCTGCCGGACTGACTCCAGCGAGGTGGTGCAAGCCGGTGAGAAGCTGAAGCAGAGCAAGAAGAAGGCGAAGATGGCATCGGCCACCTCGTCCTCCCGGCGAGACTGGGGCAAg GGCATGGCGTGTGTGGGCCGCACCAAAGAATGTACCATTGTGCCCGCTAACCACTTTGGGCCCATCCCCGGCGTCCCTGTGGGCACTATGTGGCGCTTCAGAGTCCAG GTCAGTGAGTCCGGTGTGCACCGGCCGCATGTGGCAGGCATCCATGGCCGGAGCAGTCAAGGTGCCTACTCTTTGGTGCTGGCTGGCGGCTACGAGGATGATGTG GACAATGGCAATTTCTTCACGTACACTGGGAGTGGCGGCCGAGACCTCTCCGGCAACAAGCGCACTGCAGGACAGTCCTCTGACCAGAAGCTTACCAACACCAACAG GGCTCTGGCGCTAAACTGTGATGCTGAAATCAGTGAGAGCGGATCGGAGGCCAAGGACTGGCGCAAGGGGAAGCCAGTGCGTGTGGTCCGCAACATGAAGGGTGGGAAATACAGCAAGTACGCACCTGCAGAGGGCAACCGATACGACGGCATCTACAAG GTGGTGAAGTACTGGCCAGAGAAGGGTAAATCTGGCTTCCTTGTGTGGCGCTACCTCCTGCGACGGGATGACACGGAGCCTGAACCCTGGACCAAGGAGGGCAAGGACCGCATTCGGCAGCTGGGGCTCACTATGCAG TACCCCGAAGGCTACTTGGAGGCCTTGGCTAACAAGGAGAAGAGTAAGAAGCGCCCACCCAAGGCCTTGGAACAAAAGCCCACATCCTCCAAGACAGGCTCCTGCAAGCGGAAGACCACAG gcccgGCCACTAACACGCGTGTATCCAAGAAGAGCAAACTGGAGCCTTACACACTCCCGGTGCAGCAGGCCACCCTCATCAAGGAGGACAAGAGCAACGCCAAGCTGTGGGACGACGTGCTGAGTTCCCTTCAGGATGGGCCG TATCAGGTCTTCCTGAGCAAGGTGAAGGAGGCTTTCCAGTGTATCTGCTGCCAGGAGCTGGTGTTCCGGCCCGTCACCACTGTGTGTCAGCACAATGTCTGCAAG GACTGCCTGGACAGGTCCTTCCGGGCCGAGGTGTTCAGCTGCCCAGCCTGTCGCTGTGACCTGGACCGCAGTTCCCCAACCCGGGTGAATCAGCCTTTGCAGACCATTCTCAACCAGCTCTTCCCTGGCTATGGCAGCGGCCGGTGA